One genomic segment of Brassica napus cultivar Da-Ae chromosome A3, Da-Ae, whole genome shotgun sequence includes these proteins:
- the LOC106440922 gene encoding protein ZINC INDUCED FACILITATOR 1 isoform X2, which translates to MADEYKEALLEKQTTYHEGCPGCKVENMKQLRTGYPYLELSFVWIVVLSTSLPISSLYPFLYYMIEDFGVAKTEKDIGFYAGFIACSFMFGRALTSIFWGIVADRYGRKPIILLGTISIAVFNALFGLSLNFWMAIGMRFLLGSFNCLLGTMKAYASEIFRDEYQATAMSAVSTAWGIGLIIGPALGGFLAQPADKYPNVFSKESIFGRFPYALPCFTISAFALVVTVLCCFIPETLHNHKQDNTLDDDSYEIIEAAARDSTASTGKTEKHEKASQGPLLKNWPLMSSIIVYCVLCLHDTAYSEIFALWANSPRKYGGLNYSTNDVGTVLAISGLGLFCFQVFVYPLAERLLGPVLVTRFAGALMIPIQMSYPFIANLSGLSQSLMLNCASILINVLSVSAITGLLILQNKAVEQRQRGAANGIAMTAMSLFKTVGPAGAGILFSLSERRLNASFLPGSHMVFFVLNVIVLVGVALTFKPFLKTARS; encoded by the exons ATGGCAGATGAATACAAGGAGGCGTTGTTGGAGAAGCAGACGACGTACCACGAGGGATGTCCTGGATGCAAGGTCGAAAACATGAAGCAGCTCCGGACAGGATATCCTTATTTGGAGCTTTCCTTCGTTTGGATCGTCGTCCTCTCCACTT CTCTGCCCATCTCCTCATTGTATCCCTTCCTCTATTACATG ATTGAGGATTTTGGTGTTGCAAAGACAGAGAAAGATATTGGGTTCTATGCTGGATTTATAG CGTGCTCATTCATGTTTGGCAGAGCATTAACGTCAATTTTCTGGGGGATTGTAGCTGATCGTTATGGAAGAAAACCTATCATACTCTTGGGAACTATCTCCAT TGCTGTTTTCAATGCTCTCTTTGGCTTGAGCTTAAACTTCTGGATGGCAATTGGCATGAGGTTTCTTCTAGGTAGTTTCAACTGTTTGCTTGGAACAATGAAG GCATATGCGTCAGAGATATTTCGTGATGAATATCAAGCAACAGCAATGTCAGCT GTTAGTACTGCTTGGGGCATTGGCCTGATCATTGGCCCTGCTCTAGGAGGCTTTTTAGCACAG CCGGCAGACAAATATCCAAATGTGTTCTCTAAAGAATCCATTTTTGGGAG GTTCCCGTATGCGTTGCCTTGCTTTACCATATCAGCTTTTGCATTGGTTGTGACAGTACTATGTTGCTTCATTCCG GAAACACTGCACAATCATAAACAAGACAACACCTTAGATGATGACTCGTATGAAATAATTGAAGCTGCAGCTCGTGACTCTACTGCTTCTACCGGGAAGACAGAAAAACACGAAAAGGCTTCTCAAGGGCCTCTGTTGAAGAATTGGCCTCTAATGTCATCTATCATTGTCTATTGTGTGTTGTGTCTACATGATACTGCATACTCTGAG ATATTTGCTTTATGGGCTAATAGTCCAAGGAAATATGGAGGTCTGAACTACTCAACCAACGATGTCGGTACAGTTCTTGCAATCTCAG GTCTCGGCCTATTCTGCTTTCAGGTCTTTGTTTATCCTTTGGCGGAGAGACTGCTAGGACCTGTGCTGGTCACCCGTTTTGCTGGG gCATTGATGATACCAATACAAATGAGTTATCCATTTATAGCTAACTTATCAGGTCTCAGTCAAAGCTTAATGTTGAACTGTGCGTCAATCCTCATCAATGTACTAAGT GTGTCTGCCATAACTGGCTTGTTGATCCTACAAAACAAAGCTGtg GAGCAGAGGCAAAGAGGGGCGGCTAATGGAATTGCTATGACTGCGATGTCTCTCTTTAAGACCGTTGGACCAGCTGGAGCTGGCATCTT ATTTTCGTTGAGCGAGAGGAGACTGAACGCCTCATTTCTACCAG GATCACATATGGTATTCTTCGTCCTGAATGTGATAGTCCTGGTCGGTGTAGCTCTCACGTTCAAGCCATTTCTTAAAACAGCTAGAAGTTGA
- the LOC106440922 gene encoding protein ZINC INDUCED FACILITATOR 1 isoform X1, translating into MADEYKEALLEKQTTYHEGCPGCKVENMKQLRTGYPYLELSFVWIVVLSTSLPISSLYPFLYYMIEDFGVAKTEKDIGFYAGFIACSFMFGRALTSIFWGIVADRYGRKPIILLGTISIAVFNALFGLSLNFWMAIGMRFLLGSFNCLLGTMKAYASEIFRDEYQATAMSAVSTAWGIGLIIGPALGGFLAQPADKYPNVFSKESIFGRFPYALPCFTISAFALVVTVLCCFIPETLHNHKQDNTLDDDSYEIIEAAARDSTASTGKTEKHEKASQGPLLKNWPLMSSIIVYCVLCLHDTAYSEIFALWANSPRKYGGLNYSTNDVGTVLAISGLGLFCFQVFVYPLAERLLGPVLVTRFAGALMIPIQMSYPFIANLSGLSQSLMLNCASILINVLSVSAITGLLILQNKAVVKQIKHYFIFLRGATLSLLKLLLYFCVIKKQEQRQRGAANGIAMTAMSLFKTVGPAGAGILFSLSERRLNASFLPGSHMVFFVLNVIVLVGVALTFKPFLKTARS; encoded by the exons ATGGCAGATGAATACAAGGAGGCGTTGTTGGAGAAGCAGACGACGTACCACGAGGGATGTCCTGGATGCAAGGTCGAAAACATGAAGCAGCTCCGGACAGGATATCCTTATTTGGAGCTTTCCTTCGTTTGGATCGTCGTCCTCTCCACTT CTCTGCCCATCTCCTCATTGTATCCCTTCCTCTATTACATG ATTGAGGATTTTGGTGTTGCAAAGACAGAGAAAGATATTGGGTTCTATGCTGGATTTATAG CGTGCTCATTCATGTTTGGCAGAGCATTAACGTCAATTTTCTGGGGGATTGTAGCTGATCGTTATGGAAGAAAACCTATCATACTCTTGGGAACTATCTCCAT TGCTGTTTTCAATGCTCTCTTTGGCTTGAGCTTAAACTTCTGGATGGCAATTGGCATGAGGTTTCTTCTAGGTAGTTTCAACTGTTTGCTTGGAACAATGAAG GCATATGCGTCAGAGATATTTCGTGATGAATATCAAGCAACAGCAATGTCAGCT GTTAGTACTGCTTGGGGCATTGGCCTGATCATTGGCCCTGCTCTAGGAGGCTTTTTAGCACAG CCGGCAGACAAATATCCAAATGTGTTCTCTAAAGAATCCATTTTTGGGAG GTTCCCGTATGCGTTGCCTTGCTTTACCATATCAGCTTTTGCATTGGTTGTGACAGTACTATGTTGCTTCATTCCG GAAACACTGCACAATCATAAACAAGACAACACCTTAGATGATGACTCGTATGAAATAATTGAAGCTGCAGCTCGTGACTCTACTGCTTCTACCGGGAAGACAGAAAAACACGAAAAGGCTTCTCAAGGGCCTCTGTTGAAGAATTGGCCTCTAATGTCATCTATCATTGTCTATTGTGTGTTGTGTCTACATGATACTGCATACTCTGAG ATATTTGCTTTATGGGCTAATAGTCCAAGGAAATATGGAGGTCTGAACTACTCAACCAACGATGTCGGTACAGTTCTTGCAATCTCAG GTCTCGGCCTATTCTGCTTTCAGGTCTTTGTTTATCCTTTGGCGGAGAGACTGCTAGGACCTGTGCTGGTCACCCGTTTTGCTGGG gCATTGATGATACCAATACAAATGAGTTATCCATTTATAGCTAACTTATCAGGTCTCAGTCAAAGCTTAATGTTGAACTGTGCGTCAATCCTCATCAATGTACTAAGT GTGTCTGCCATAACTGGCTTGTTGATCCTACAAAACAAAGCTGtggtaaaacaaataaaacattattttatctTTCTCCGTGGAGCAACTCTTTCTTTACTTAaacttttactatatttttgtgTAATAAAAAAACAGGAGCAGAGGCAAAGAGGGGCGGCTAATGGAATTGCTATGACTGCGATGTCTCTCTTTAAGACCGTTGGACCAGCTGGAGCTGGCATCTT ATTTTCGTTGAGCGAGAGGAGACTGAACGCCTCATTTCTACCAG GATCACATATGGTATTCTTCGTCCTGAATGTGATAGTCCTGGTCGGTGTAGCTCTCACGTTCAAGCCATTTCTTAAAACAGCTAGAAGTTGA
- the LOC106444657 gene encoding protein ZINC INDUCED FACILITATOR-LIKE 1, whose amino-acid sequence MAEEYTECLLENNKYHEHCPGCKVDQMKKSRRGFPFSELLSVWIIVLCTALPISSLFPFLYFMISDFDIAKKEEDIGFYAGFVGCSFMLGRTLTSVIWGIMADRYGRKPVILIGTASVVIFNTLFGLSVNFWMAIITRFCLGSFNGLLGPIKAYAIEIFRDEYQGLALSAVSTAWGIGLIIGPAMGGFLAQPAKQYPSLFSEESVFGKFPYFLPCLVISCFALLVTIVSLRIPETLHNHKIADDASSHDESMKFLSHDPESHKVTERNEKNSLLKNWPLISSIIVYCILSLHDMAYTEVFSLWANSPRKYGGLGYTSADVGSVLAFSGFGLLVFQLSLYSYAERLLGPIVVTRISGSLGLVLLSSYPLIAKLSGLALTLTLNCASVAKNVLSVSAITGLFILQNNAVGQDQRGAANGLAMTGMSLFKAIGPAAAGIIYSWSEKRQNATFLPGTQMVFFILNTVLALGVVLTFKPFLAETKQ is encoded by the exons atgGCCGAAGAGTATACAGAATGTTTGCTGGAGAATAATAAGTACCATGAGCATTGCCCTGGCTGCAAGGTTGATCAGATGAAGAAGTCTCGCAGAGGATTCCCTTTCTCCGAGCTTTTGTCCGTTTGGATCATCGTCCTCTGCACCG CTCTGCCCATCTCTTCTCTTTTCCCATTCCTTTACTTTATG ATTAGTGATTTTGACATAGCAAAGAAGGAAGAGGACATTGGGTTTTATGCTGGATTTGTTG GTTGCTCTTTCATGCTTGGACGAACGTTAACATCTGTCATCTGGGGAATCATGGCTGATCGTTATGGTAGAAAACCAGTAATTCTCATAGGAACTGCGTCAGT GGTCATTTTCAATACTCTCTTTGGTCTAAGTGTAAATTTCTGGATGGCCATCATCACCAGATTCTGCCTCGGTAGTTTCAACGGCTTACTTGGTCCTATAAAG GCATACGCAATAGAAATATTCCGTGATGAATATCAAGGTTTAGCACTCTCAGCTGTAAGCACAGCATGGGGCATTGGACTCATCATTGGCCCTGCTATGGGAGGTTTTCTTGCTCAG CCTGCCAAGCAATATCCAAGTTTATTCTCAGAGGAATCAGTTTTTGGGAA GTTTCCCTACTTCTTGCCCTGCTTAGTAATATCTTGTTTTGCACTTTTGGTGACCATTGTCTCACTGAGGATTCCG GAAACATTGCACAATCACAAGATAGCTGATGATGCATCATCACATGATGAGTCAATGAAATTTTTGTCCCATGACCCTGAGTCTCATAAAGTGACTGagagaaatgaaaaaaactcTCTCCTGAAGAACTGGCCATTGATTTCATCTATTATTGTATACTGCATCTTATCACTCCATGATATGGCTTACACAGAG GTCTTTTCATTGTGGGCAAACAGCCCCAGGAAATATGGAGGCTTGGGATACACCTCTGCAGATGTTGGTTCCGTTCTTGCATTTTCTG GGTTTGGTCTTCTTGTCTTTCAGCTTTCACTCTACTCTTATGCGGAGAGGCTTTTAGGACCAATCGTTGTTACTCGTATATCTGGG AGTCTGGGTTTAGTTCTCTTATCAAGTTACCCTCTAATAGCAAAGTTATCTGGTTTAGCCCTTACCCTGACGCTAAACTGTGCATCCGTAGCAAAGAATGTTTTAAGC GTTTCTGCTATAACTGGCTTATTCATACTTCAAAACAATGCCGTA ggaCAAGACCAAAGAGGAGCAGCCAATGGGCTTGCCATGACAGGGATGTCTCTTTTTAAAGCAATAGGTCCAGCCGCAGCAGGAATCAT ATATTCTTGGAGTGAGAAACGTCAGAATGCTACTTTTCTTCCTG GCACACAAATGGTATTCTTTATTCTGAATACGGTCTTGGCACTGGGAGTTGTATTGACGTTCAAACCATTTCTAGCTGAAACAAAGCAGTAG
- the LOC125593423 gene encoding agamous-like MADS-box protein AGL15 isoform X1 gives MATKGNVGPRGTGKPSKCGKKVSCKYSKRERERSTQNSAHANTNTMGRGKIEIKRIENANSRQVTFSKRRAGLLKKAHELSVLCDAEVAVIVFSKSGKLFEFSSTRCMKKTLLRYGNYQISSDVPGINCKTENQEECTEVDLLKDEISMLQEKHLHMQGKRLNLLSLKELQHLEKQLNFSLISVRERKELLLTKQLEESRLKEQRAELENETLRRQVQELRSFLPSINQHYAPSYIRCFAIDPKNSLLSNTCLGDINCSLQNTNSDTTLQLGLPGEAHDTRKNEGDRESPSSDSVTTSTTRATAQRISLV, from the exons ATGGCAACAAAAGGAAACGTGGGTCCCAGAGGAACTGGCAAACCCTCTAAATGTGGCAAAAAGGTGTCATGCAAATACtctaaaagagagagagagaggagcacGCAAAACAGTGCTcatgcaaacacaaacaca ATGGGTCGTGGAAAAATTGAGATAAAGAGGATCGAGAATGCGAATAGCAGGCAAGTTACCTTCTCCAAGAGGCGTGCTGGTTTGCTCAAGAAAGCTCATGAGCTCTCTGTTCTTTGTGACGCTGAGGTTGCCGTCATTGTCTTCTCCAAGTCTGGCAAGCTCTTCGAGTTCTCAAGTACTAGGTG CATGAAGAAAACACTTTTGAGATACGGAAATTATCAGATCTCTTCAGATGTTCCTGGGATTAACTGTAAAACAGAG AACCAGGAGGAGTGTACAGAGGTGGACCTTTTAAAGGATGAGATCTCAATGCTTCAAGAGAAACATTT ACACATGCAGGGTAAGCGCTTGAACCTTCTGAGCTTGAAAGAGCTGCAACACCTTGAGAAGCAACTAAATTTCTCATTGATATCTGTGAGAGAGCGAAAG GAACTATTGTTGACTAAACAACTTGAAGAGTCACGGCTTAAG GAACAGAGAGCAGAGCTGGAAAACGAGACCTTACGTAGACAG GTTCAAGAACTAAGGAGTTTTCTCCCGTCGATCAACCAACACTATGCTCCATCCTACATCAGATGCTTCGCTATAGATCCTAAGAACTCACTCTTAAGCAACACTTGCTTGGGCGACATTAACTGCAGCCTCCAGAACACCAACTCAGACACAACTTTGCAACTAGG GTTGCCGGGAGAAGCACATGATACAAGGAAGAACGAAGGAGACAGAGAGAGCCCATCAAGTGATTCTGTGACAACGAGCACAACCAGAGCAACTGCACAAAGGATCAGTCTAGTTTAG
- the LOC125593423 gene encoding agamous-like MADS-box protein AGL15 isoform X3, with the protein MGRGKIEIKRIENANSRQVTFSKRRAGLLKKAHELSVLCDAEVAVIVFSKSGKLFEFSSTRCMKKTLLRYGNYQISSDVPGINCKTENQEECTEVDLLKDEISMLQEKHLHMQGKRLNLLSLKELQHLEKQLNFSLISVRERKELLLTKQLEESRLKEQRAELENETLRRQVQELRSFLPSINQHYAPSYIRCFAIDPKNSLLSNTCLGDINCSLQNTNSDTTLQLGLPGEAHDTRKNEGDRESPSSDSVTTSTTRATAQRISLV; encoded by the exons ATGGGTCGTGGAAAAATTGAGATAAAGAGGATCGAGAATGCGAATAGCAGGCAAGTTACCTTCTCCAAGAGGCGTGCTGGTTTGCTCAAGAAAGCTCATGAGCTCTCTGTTCTTTGTGACGCTGAGGTTGCCGTCATTGTCTTCTCCAAGTCTGGCAAGCTCTTCGAGTTCTCAAGTACTAGGTG CATGAAGAAAACACTTTTGAGATACGGAAATTATCAGATCTCTTCAGATGTTCCTGGGATTAACTGTAAAACAGAG AACCAGGAGGAGTGTACAGAGGTGGACCTTTTAAAGGATGAGATCTCAATGCTTCAAGAGAAACATTT ACACATGCAGGGTAAGCGCTTGAACCTTCTGAGCTTGAAAGAGCTGCAACACCTTGAGAAGCAACTAAATTTCTCATTGATATCTGTGAGAGAGCGAAAG GAACTATTGTTGACTAAACAACTTGAAGAGTCACGGCTTAAG GAACAGAGAGCAGAGCTGGAAAACGAGACCTTACGTAGACAG GTTCAAGAACTAAGGAGTTTTCTCCCGTCGATCAACCAACACTATGCTCCATCCTACATCAGATGCTTCGCTATAGATCCTAAGAACTCACTCTTAAGCAACACTTGCTTGGGCGACATTAACTGCAGCCTCCAGAACACCAACTCAGACACAACTTTGCAACTAGG GTTGCCGGGAGAAGCACATGATACAAGGAAGAACGAAGGAGACAGAGAGAGCCCATCAAGTGATTCTGTGACAACGAGCACAACCAGAGCAACTGCACAAAGGATCAGTCTAGTTTAG
- the LOC125593423 gene encoding agamous-like MADS-box protein AGL15 isoform X2 — protein MATKGNVGPRGTGKPSKCGKKVSCKYSKRERERSTQNSAHANTNTMGRGKIEIKRIENANSRQVTFSKRRAGLLKKAHELSVLCDAEVAVIVFSKSGKLFEFSSTSMKKTLLRYGNYQISSDVPGINCKTENQEECTEVDLLKDEISMLQEKHLHMQGKRLNLLSLKELQHLEKQLNFSLISVRERKELLLTKQLEESRLKEQRAELENETLRRQVQELRSFLPSINQHYAPSYIRCFAIDPKNSLLSNTCLGDINCSLQNTNSDTTLQLGLPGEAHDTRKNEGDRESPSSDSVTTSTTRATAQRISLV, from the exons ATGGCAACAAAAGGAAACGTGGGTCCCAGAGGAACTGGCAAACCCTCTAAATGTGGCAAAAAGGTGTCATGCAAATACtctaaaagagagagagagaggagcacGCAAAACAGTGCTcatgcaaacacaaacaca ATGGGTCGTGGAAAAATTGAGATAAAGAGGATCGAGAATGCGAATAGCAGGCAAGTTACCTTCTCCAAGAGGCGTGCTGGTTTGCTCAAGAAAGCTCATGAGCTCTCTGTTCTTTGTGACGCTGAGGTTGCCGTCATTGTCTTCTCCAAGTCTGGCAAGCTCTTCGAGTTCTCAAGTACTAG CATGAAGAAAACACTTTTGAGATACGGAAATTATCAGATCTCTTCAGATGTTCCTGGGATTAACTGTAAAACAGAG AACCAGGAGGAGTGTACAGAGGTGGACCTTTTAAAGGATGAGATCTCAATGCTTCAAGAGAAACATTT ACACATGCAGGGTAAGCGCTTGAACCTTCTGAGCTTGAAAGAGCTGCAACACCTTGAGAAGCAACTAAATTTCTCATTGATATCTGTGAGAGAGCGAAAG GAACTATTGTTGACTAAACAACTTGAAGAGTCACGGCTTAAG GAACAGAGAGCAGAGCTGGAAAACGAGACCTTACGTAGACAG GTTCAAGAACTAAGGAGTTTTCTCCCGTCGATCAACCAACACTATGCTCCATCCTACATCAGATGCTTCGCTATAGATCCTAAGAACTCACTCTTAAGCAACACTTGCTTGGGCGACATTAACTGCAGCCTCCAGAACACCAACTCAGACACAACTTTGCAACTAGG GTTGCCGGGAGAAGCACATGATACAAGGAAGAACGAAGGAGACAGAGAGAGCCCATCAAGTGATTCTGTGACAACGAGCACAACCAGAGCAACTGCACAAAGGATCAGTCTAGTTTAG